The DNA region GATTTTGACATTTTAGATTGGAAATTTCAGGACATGTTCGTGGGTTCTGCGTTCTTTGCGCTCTACGTGACCATGTTGACAGTTCCTTGGTGTTATCTGGACAATCTCTGTCTCCCTCGAAACTTGTGGATAATCTGAGTTGTATCCTTTTAATTATTATCATGATTATTGCAATGCTATGTTGCTTATCTGCTGTGGGCCTCCTGCCAATTCAGCAAATTAGTACTGGTTGTTACATTATTAGCTTGTGCAGTAATAGTATGATCATTAATTGATGTGGTGCTAGTTGTTTTTTCTAGTTCTGGAAGTTGTCATCCATAACCACCAacagatttttcttctctatttaCAAAATACCAACAGGAGGATGCTCATGAATTTATGCAGCTTGCATTAGATAGACTGGAAGGATGTTTCCTAAATTTGAAGAAGAATGATATGAGTGTTGAAGATGATAATCTTGTAAAGAAAGTATTTGGAGGTCGTCTTATTAGCAAAGTATGACTGAAATTTATTGTCAAAAAATTCTTAAATGATTGATTCATAGTTTAGGATGTTAGTTTTGCTAATTGTTATCTTTTTCTGGTTTTTGTGTTGCAGCTTCGATGTTGCAATTGTTGCCACTCTTCTGACACCTATGAGCCACTTATTGACATTAGTTTAGAAATAGGAAATGCAGATTCCCTTTCAAGTGCTCTGGAATCTTTCACTATGgtggaaaatattgatgcaaaGTTCAATTGTGATGGCTGTAAGGAAGAAGTGTCTaaggaaaaacagcttatgctggATGAAACACCTGCAGTTGCAACATTTCATTTGAAGAGATTTAAGTCAGATGGGACCTCTGTTCAAAAGATTGATAAACATGTTGATTTCCCACTGGAGTTGGACTTGACCCCATACACCTTATCTGGTGAAAAAAATGATGTGAGTTGTTACCTGATATACCCACTAATGTTTCCCTGATGTATTCTCTGTCCTGACTCATTTTTATGGTGATAGGCACCATTGAAGTACGATCTATATGCAATTGTTGTGCATAATGGAGTTTCCTATACCTCAGGACATTACTTTTGCTTTGTCCGCTCTGCTCCAGACACATGGCATAAGATGGATGATTCAAAGGTAGCATCTCCTGAATTTGTACCCTCCTAAATGAGCTCTAATTGCCTTTAATTGTTTTGCACATGATGGATATGTTTAATGATAGTATGTGACAGCTTCTTCAAAGGCTCATTCATGATATGAGATGATTAAGTGGCCACTATGTTTTTTATCTCTATCAAATCTACTGGGGATTTGTTGGAATTTTCCACACTTGAAGTTATACTTGTTGAATATGAACTTTTAAACAAATATTGATTATAGTCATGTCATGTGTTAATTAGCATTGAAAGTAATAATGCCTAAGTTGGTCTTTGTTCCTTTGTAAATTCCTTCTAGATTTTGTTAATGTTATTTCTTGGTTTGTCCTGAGGTTGTTCCATCTCTAATTGGttgaaaatatttatattaCTGGGTTTGATGCAAGTGTCATGATTTTTATGTTGTTTTGTTTTCATATGGTTTGTACCTATTGTTTAATTATTTAATGATTGTTTTATTAAGCATTCTTTCCTTTTAAAGCTGAGCATTGAATTATCTATAAAATTTTCAGGTTACCAAGGTGTCAGAAAACTCTGTGCTGTCTGAGGAAGCATACATACTGTTTTATGCACGACAGGGAACCCCATGGTTTTCAAGTGTTTTTGAATCTCTAAGACCATACTTAAAGCCAAGTATAATGAATACTTCTCCTAAGTCTGTTTTGGACAGTGTTGCCAACTCAGATAAATCAAATGCAATTGTTGAGGGTGGAGCGACTAATGAGTCTGATCCATTTTCTAAGAATCTGCTTGACATGTCCTGTCATGAAGTTCTTGAAATCAATGACACTAGTGATGATGCTCCTCATGACTGTGGATATTCTGTTGGGCCAAATAGTGCTACTTTGGATAGCATTGTTATGCCTAATAGAAACTCAAGCATAGAGATTGATGCTTTGGTTCAAAACAATGTCTGTGCAGAAGTATCTGAAGAAAATGCTGCTTTTCACCCTTTAACTCCTCCCTGCTCCCCTTCTAATGCTGCAGGTAATTGAACATGCTTCTActaaatgttttttttcttcatgtgtTTCATGATTTGCTTTGTTTGATGACATTGAGTTGGATTTGTCAGACAATATTTTCCCCATCTCACATGATCACTTGAAGAAGGAGAATCATGGGAGCTGTAAAAGACCATCCAATAACCTCTCGGGTGGTTCTGAAAGACAAGTTGCCGAGAGATACATTAGCAAGATGTCTGGTGCGAGGAAAGCTGCATTCATGAAATTCTTTCCTCAGAGCGAATCTCCTTCGGacaagaagagaaagaaggtgGATTCATTGCAGTGTAAGAAAGACGAGTCAAGTGTTTCAAAGAAATCAAACCGTGTTTCTGTTTCCCACCCTGTGACAGCTGGAACATCTAAGTGAAATAGCCTTCATACTGTATAGGTTTATCCATAGGAAGGACAGTAGGAACAAGGTTGTATACATGTTTACATTgctaatgataataataaagtGATTTGTAGGCATTGTCTCTTATTTTATGGTTTACTTTGTTTAATtgtctatttttaataatggtGTGGCTTCTTGCTAAGTTTCAAGCAACAAAAGGTCAAATTGTAATGGGTTATCCTTTTTGACTGAGGCCGAGGAGCAAATTCTCACCCTCATCATAGAAGGAATAAAGAATTCTCTGCTAATAAAGTTCCATGCAACATTATCGTGATGGAAGGGATGATATGACCAGAGAACACCTATGCTTGAATTGACAgtttctgaggaatcagatatTAAGTAGGTTTCTGAGTTGACATACAAATAACATTACAAAAGTATTAGCATATTTTATGGTCTATTAATCACATTTCATTCATGGCGAATAAATTAAAGAAGGACAAATCGAAAACTGAGGAATAGTTTTATCATATTGCAATTGATAATTGTAGAATATATTAGTTACATATAAATCAAGAGAGTTGATAATCTCATACTTATTTTTGATAGATTAGAGGGAACACTTCGatttatatatatgttgttggcGCTCGAATAGTTCTTAGGGAGCATAACCACCACCATAGCCACCGCCACTTCCGCCACCTCCTCCATAACCACCACCGTGTGCACCACCTGCCCCGTacccacctcctccaccttggcctccacccccaccaccaccatatgctccaccaccttcacctccaccagcaccaccaccacttccataCCCACCTCCATGTGCTCCCCCATCACCACCGTAGCCTACTCCACCTCCActtccaccacctcctccatatCCAATGCCATGTTGTCCACCAGCTCCATAGCCTCCTCCAGCTCCACCACCTTCACCGCCTCCATAACCACCGCCATGCTCTCCCCCAgatccacctccacctccttgGCCACCACCATAACCACCACTACCATAGCCTCCGACTCCACCAGCTCCACCTCCTCCCAAACCATAGCCACCTCCACCgccacttcctcctcctcctccatatcCTATGCCAGGTCCGTAGCCTCCCCCAGCTCCACCTCCTTCACCTCCACCATAACCACCACCATGCTCCCCCCCACTACCAtaacctccaccaccaccacttccaccaccaccgccaccgccatgCCCGCCTCCATAtccaggtcctcctccagcatcACCACCACCTTGTCCTCCACCACTTCCACCTCCATATCCACTCCCACCACCTGGGCCGCCGCCATAACCTCCACCACCATAGCCAGGTCCTCCTTCAAAAGTAAGTGATGCCCTTGTGGCAGAACATATCTCTAAAGCCAGTAGTACTAAGAAAACAACACCAGCAACTCTCTGTATAGCCATGGGATTGAAGAATATGAGAACTCCCACAATGAGCTATAACTTTGTTGGTGAGGTTGGAGGGTATTTATAGGGATTGGCAAGGCGCGTTGGAAGCAAAGAGTGGAGTGGTTGAGGCACATGGCCACATACAGTGTGATCCAACACACAAAGATGCACAAAGCACCACCAATGGATACTGTTAGTGTTAACTCGTACACTAGGCAAGAGTTGGCTATTCTGTTGTGTGCTTTTGCTGTCTTCCACATCCAAGGATGTAATAATAGTAATAGCTAGCTTGCTCTAAGTAGAAAGCCTGAAGTTTTTATCAACTTTTCACCTAAAACCAATCCGAAATTGTTTGGAAAAACTTCTGTTTATACCTGAATTTCACCCACACCAAAAGACTGATAGGAAGAGAAGATAGAGACATTGATTGATATGATAGTGCTGCGATAAGAACAAAAGAGAGAGATACGAAGATAAAGTGAGTGAAAATGAGGAAAAAAATGAGGTGTAAATGTATCATAACATTCTTGCAGCTTTTTTCTACTTTCACAGTCCTGTTTCAATAGTTTACTGCTATATGTTAGTACTAATTAGAAAGCTTTAATTACTAAGCAATTAGTAACAAGTTTGAAACTACTTTTTAATGTCATGATTTACCACTTTAATTTAACTCCGTTAGTGGAGAAGTTGAAGAAGTAATGTAGTAATATTTAATAAGGATATCGTCGTTGTTGAGATTATTCACACTTCTGCTAAGACCACACCTTAATCTTTACCCAATCAACACAATAATTTGAGATACGAggccaacaaagaaaatgaaatgaataaGCAAATGAAACAAACAGAAGCAATGAATTTCAAGCCTAATTAAGATCTATTTTTCGCAATTTGAATGCGTACGTGATGAAacacttttgagttttgacaaaCACTCGATGATGGTTTTATTCGTCAATTCCCTTATATATGCATAAGCCTCCAGGATATACATAAACATTATCGAACTACTAATTTAACACACTACAAACATTCTACATAAGTAAATGAATTGGTTACAGATCCACTTATTATAACTAAGCAATTGTGGAATATATATTTCTATCATAGTAGCGATCATCTGTCACACACAATTAGATGAAAATAAATATACGTTGCCCGAATTCATAATGAAACACCTAATTTCCTGTGCGGTTCCTTAAAGTTATCATACGAAACACTTCCCAGCCAATATAATGCAAGCACTAAAAGCAGATAATACTAACCTCGAGTATGGGACGTAGGTAAAATGGTGAGGTTGCTCCTACTCCTTTGTGAAACTTTTTCTTCTCGTATCTAGGATCTTGGGAGCAAAGAATAAAGATTAGGTCAGATCAACATAGTGTGACCTGTGTGTGTCTATATATTTCTTTCTTTGGAAAAGTAACAAAAGACTAATACACTACGTGTACCACTGATGAGTCTTTCCTTCAACAGGATCGTTACCAATTCTACATTAGGTCTATCAACCACCCTCATGGCTGTCGGTGAGCGCTAGCTACCAGCTCCTTTCCTGACAAGCAAATCGTTGCACAAATGTGATATGATCAATTGATTAACAAATATTATACAATAATTGGAGATATtagttaattaaaaatccaaattcTCATATGCGTAAcacttaattaataatattattgggCCAAAGTGCAAAgcccattttattttattccgtAAATTATTGATTGGAAAATATATGTGATTCCTGAGTACATACACCCTAAATGAAGATACTGCATCGTTGATGAGGACATACAACAAGTAGTGAACAAAGCCATTTATCCTAGAATTTTTGGAAAAAAAGGCAAGGAGGCATGGAAAGAAAGTGGTTGAGAAAAATCCTTTCCTACAAAATCTTCCTAAAAAATTGAACACATGCATTGACGGTGTTAttgataaaacaaaacatcTTTGAAATTAAAGCTCACTGAGAATGAAGAAATACAACAACCATCTTTTATCGCATGTTTGTAAGGCAATGATGAATTTCAAATCATAGCAAGGAGGAAAAAGGGGTTTGTTTCATGGACAACCCTCCATTTGAGGTTGTGGTGGcaaatattttgaaacaaaGGAAGATGAGATTTTCACCAAAGGAAATACCTTCTAGAAATTATAATTCTTAAtgttttatttataataaatatggTCATAAATCTAAGGACATTCACTATAGATGCACTAGGCGAATAATTCTTAATTATTATAAGAgagattatttaaataaagataaaggGGAAGATGGTGACAAAAAAGCTATTAATTATTAAAGTGATGCAAATTAGTAATGTAGTATGTTTtctggttacaagaggaaaagtaAAAGAACAAGCAAAACTACACAAGAGCGTCTAAGCAAAGTGAcacaataatattaattagacGACGGACTCCTCTAAACGTAGCGCGGACTCCAGGGGCTTTGACGGGCTAGAAAGTCAGTTGTGTTGTTCATCTTATAAGAACTTGATAGATTTCAATTTTCTACTCTCTAGAGAGCATGGATCGGATTCTTGCAATCGTGTTACTTGCCAAAACGTAGACATGTCAACTGTGCTTCTAAATACCTCCACAACAAAGTAAGCAATCAGAGACACAAAGAACATCCTTATAATCAAA from Lotus japonicus ecotype B-129 chromosome 2, LjGifu_v1.2 includes:
- the LOC130740138 gene encoding glycine-rich cell wall structural protein 1.8-like, with translation MAIQRVAGVVFLVLLALEICSATRASLTFEGGPGYGGGGYGGGPGGGSGYGGGSGGGQGGGDAGGGPGYGGGHGGGGGGGSGGGGGYGSGGEHGGGYGGGEGGGAGGGYGPGIGYGGGGGSGGGGGYGLGGGGAGGVGGYGSGGYGGGQGGGGGSGGEHGGGYGGGEGGGAGGGYGAGGQHGIGYGGGGGSGGGVGYGGDGGAHGGGYGSGGGAGGGEGGGAYGGGGGGGQGGGGGYGAGGAHGGGYGGGGGSGGGYGGGYAP
- the LOC130740137 gene encoding ubiquitin carboxyl-terminal hydrolase 21, whose product is MNSHSSSSSELPPLPETLDGSSSTHLVPVFSTLAGDSFYSPTRALSPPPPPPPPSLTIDDNGNIYAGVVDEDALKVVPGRDHSFQLLIDDPSSAPLYVLPPAGNQFGPVFSSRVTAVAPPDVLNPEPVCDLSWLFTNNSSSKNRISATPATSPPEAAPSGIGAGLVNLGNTCFLNAILQCFTHTVPLVQGLLTCGHSAPCDRHVRGFCVLCALRDHVDSSLVLSGQSLSPSKLVDNLSYFSSLFTKYQQEDAHEFMQLALDRLEGCFLNLKKNDMSVEDDNLVKKVFGGRLISKLRCCNCCHSSDTYEPLIDISLEIGNADSLSSALESFTMVENIDAKFNCDGCKEEVSKEKQLMLDETPAVATFHLKRFKSDGTSVQKIDKHVDFPLELDLTPYTLSGEKNDAPLKYDLYAIVVHNGVSYTSGHYFCFVRSAPDTWHKMDDSKVTKVSENSVLSEEAYILFYARQGTPWFSSVFESLRPYLKPSIMNTSPKSVLDSVANSDKSNAIVEGGATNESDPFSKNLLDMSCHEVLEINDTSDDAPHDCGYSVGPNSATLDSIVMPNRNSSIEIDALVQNNVCAEVSEENAAFHPLTPPCSPSNAADNIFPISHDHLKKENHGSCKRPSNNLSGGSERQVAERYISKMSGARKAAFMKFFPQSESPSDKKRKKVDSLQCKKDESSVSKKSNRVSVSHPVTAGTSK